GCACGGCGCCAAGCGCGGCCTGCCCTATCTTTGGGCCGGTGTCGCGCTCGGGATCGCCGCCGCCGTGGCGCTGGGCGCCGCGCTGGTCGGTTTCACCGAAGTGCTGTCGGGCGACGCGCAGGATTACTTCCAGACCGCCATGGTGCTGATCGCCTGCGTGCTGATCGTGCAGATGGTCTTCTGGATGAAGCGCCACGGGCGAACGCTCAAGCGCGATATGGAGTCGTCGTTACAGAAGAATCAGGATCGGGGCACATGGTGGGGCGTGCTGGTGCTGGTGGCGCTGGCGATTGCCCGCGAAGGCAGCGAGACGGCCATCTTTCTGTACGGCATCGGCTTCGGCCAGCAGGGCAGCGTGCCACTGACCATGTGGCTCGCCGTGCTGATCGGTTTCGTGCTGGCGCTGCTCACGTTCTGGTTGTTGCAGTTGGGCGGCAAGATCTTCTCGTGGCGTCTGTTCTTCCGCGTCACGGAAATCATGCTGTTGTTTCTGGCGGCGGGGCTGCTCGAGTCGGGGCTGGACCGCCTGATCTCGCTGGAGTTTGTGCCGACGCTGGTCGACCAACTGTGGGATACTTCCGCGATTCTTGACGACGCCAGCCCGTTTGGCAGCCTCGTCGCCACCCTGACGGGGTATCGCGCGCATCCGTCCGGCATGAATTTGTTGGTGTATGCGGTGTATTGGGCCTTCATGTGGGCGCTGCTCAAGCGGGCAGGCGCTCCGGCCAAGCAGGTCAAGCCCGCCTGAGCGGGCCAAGCGCACCGGCCGGAGTCACTCCCGGCCAGTGCGTCGCAACGGTCTAAACGGACGCGCGGGGCAGGATTCACAAACGCCTGCCATATCGAAAAGCGCCGTTAGCCAGTAAGTCATCCCCCGACGTACGAGTTGAGCATGAGCATCGCCATACCTGTCCCGAACCGACTGGCCCGAGTGGGCCTTTGGATGCAACGTCACGGCAAGCTGATACGTGGCGTGCAGTGGGGCGTCGTGCTGGTTTATGCGTTTCTCATCTGCGTGCCGGTCTTGATGCCGTTGCCTGACGAGACGGCCCACATTCTCGATAACCTCACCGTCTTTGCGCAGTTCACGTTCTGGGGCATCTGGTGGCCGTTCGTGCTCATCAGCATGGTGCTCATGGGACGTGTCTGGTGCGGGGTGCTGTGCCCGGAAGGCACGCTCTCGGAATTTGCGAGCCGTCACGGGCGCGGACGCGCCATTCCCCGCTGGATGCGCTGGGGCGGCTGGCCGTTCGTGGCGTTTGCCGGCACGACGCTGTACGGCCAGATGGTCAGCGTCTACCAATACCCGAAGGCGGTGTTGCTGGTGCTCGGCGGCTCGACCCTCGGCGCGATGGTGATCGGCTATTTCTACGGGCGCGACAAGCGTGTGTGGTGCAAGTATCTGTGCCCGGTCAATGGCGTGTTCTCGCTGCTCTCGCGTCTCGCCCCGTTCCATTTCAAGGTCAACGAAGACGCCTGGCGTCGCTCGTATCACACCAACGGCCGCAAGATTATCCCGATCAATTGCGCGCCGCTCGTGC
This window of the Pandoraea fibrosis genome carries:
- a CDS encoding FTR1 family iron permease, whose amino-acid sequence is MGQVMFIVWRESVEALLVVGILHAWLANPEHGAKRGLPYLWAGVALGIAAAVALGAALVGFTEVLSGDAQDYFQTAMVLIACVLIVQMVFWMKRHGRTLKRDMESSLQKNQDRGTWWGVLVLVALAIAREGSETAIFLYGIGFGQQGSVPLTMWLAVLIGFVLALLTFWLLQLGGKIFSWRLFFRVTEIMLLFLAAGLLESGLDRLISLEFVPTLVDQLWDTSAILDDASPFGSLVATLTGYRAHPSGMNLLVYAVYWAFMWALLKRAGAPAKQVKPA